TGCGCCAACTAAAGGGCGGCACGCTGTGGAGCGAAATGATCGGGGCGCCATTCAGTTCGCCGGTCTGGGACCGCGCCAATTTCTGCGGAAACAAATCCGACAGCAGGTGCGTGGTGATTCCCTGCTCTTCCAGCAGTCCCACGGCCGCCTCGATTTCGCTGTATTGAGATTTGATCGGCAGGGCAATCGCCGCTTCGTCGATGACTTCGTTGGCCAGGATTAACGGCAAGTCGTCCAGCGTTCCCAACCAAATAGTCCCGGCAATTCGCTGATCCGCAAAAGAACGTTCGTTGTCTACGTAACCGATGAGTTTGTATCCGAGGTCGTGGCGCGCCTGCAGCCGCTCTCCGAATGTACGTCCGCGTAGTCCGCCGCCAACCAGCAGCAGTGACTTGGTGTTAAGGCCGCGGCGGCGCAACCTGCGCAGGTTCCAGCGCAGCAACAGACGCATCGCGCCAATGACGGAAAAAGCGATGAGGCCGAATAGGACAACGGTGACGAGATTGATCGTCGGCCATTTCCCGGCTTGCGCGGCGACCAGCAGCGCCAGCGAACAAATCAGCACACCACGCGCGATCTCTTTCAGCTCGCGCGCTTGCGTGGTGAACCGGTGCGAGAGATACAGGCCCTGGACTGCGAACGCCAGATGCCAGGTGATCAGCAGACCAATCCCGAGCAAAGCGTTGCTCACCTTAATGCGTTCGGAAAGGTAATCAACCGCGAATTCGACGTTATTAGAAGGCGAGAAACGGAACACGATCGTCAGGCCCAGCGCCGACAGAACCAGCGCCAGGTCAGTGACCTTGAGCACAAAATTTGAAAGGACTCCGGATCGTGCCGTCATATCTTTTGGAGTGCGGTGGCTGGACACCGCTTTCTTATTTTCTGGACCGGGCCGACTGGAGATGTGAAAGCGGCGCCAAGTCGCCGCACTCCAAATCAGAATATCGGTGTCATGAATGCCGCGACGCTGGCCAGTTTCATGAATCGTTCAATCTTCGAAATCTTGTCGCGCGGGACGTAAACCATGTCGCCCGGTTGCAGCGTTAGATCGTTTTCCAAGTCGCTGGTGCGGCGGATGCTCTTCAGGTTCAGCAGCTTTACCTCAGCCATGTCCCCATTGATTTTTCGAAACACGACGACCTGAGAGGATCGCGCGGTCTCTTTCATGCCTCCGGCCAGCATGATTGCCTGGATCGCGGTGACGCGTTCGCGCATTTCAATTTTTCCGGGCGTGGTAACTTCGCCGGCGACCACAAAGTAGGGTTTCTGAAATTCTTTCAGCACGATCGTCGCCACCGGTTCCCGCAAACGCGCGCTGGCGCGTCTCAGGATCGCCTGGCGCGTCTGTTCGATGGTGAGCCCGGCCACCTTCAGCTCGCCACCAATTTCGAGCGAGACATACCCGTCCGGTTGCACCGTCATGGTCTGATTGAATTCCGGCGAGTAACGAAACTGAACCTCGAGCACGTCACCGGGCTGTAAACGGTAGCGCTCCTCAGTCACCGTCGAGAGCCGCGGCGCCCGCGCGTCCTGCGCGTGAATGACCACCGGCGCTGAAATGGCGATGGCCGCGACAATGGAGATGAAGAAAAGCCTCATGTGTCTAATCTTTCTCCCTCCCACTTCGAGAGAGGAACAGAACCAATCAGAAGACTTGGGGAGAGGGTCTTGACGCGCGACGTAATTCCCTCTCCCCTGATCCCAAGCCCAGAAGAGCGAGGGAAACTGGTACGCGTATAACCGAGTCTGCTTCTTGCTCCCTCTTTCTTTGGGAGAGGGACACGACTTGATTACAAACGTCGATACAACCACTCCGGCACGGGATAGCGCCGTTTATTCAAAACGAATCCGAGGAATTTGCCCCCGGCCTGTTCGATGGTGCGTTGCGCATTGACGATTTGATCGCGGCGCGACCGCCCGGCCTCAACGACAATCACCACTCCATCAACGTTTGAAGCCAGCACCGCGGCGTCACTGGATTCGTGCAGCGGGCCGCAATCAATCAGGATGTTGTCAAAGCTGACGCGGAGGGCGTCGACGGAATCGAGGCCCGTGTCCACTTCATCTTCCTGTTTGCCGATGCGCATCAAGTGCGAGCGCTGTGGAAGTTCCTGGTCGTCGTCACGGTGGCTTCCATTACCATTCATGCGAAGCGACTTATTGGCAGGTAACATCCAGAGGTTCTCAACGTTGGTCGGATGACAGTTCCAGGGCATCTGCATGTAGTCTTCGACGCCCAGTGTTTGTAGACGCTCAGCAGAAATCACGAGCGTGCGCCTTCCGGTATAGCGGGCCATCTCAACCGCAAAGAGTTGCGTCACGTGCGACACGCCTTCGTTGCCGGACGCCGAGGTGAAGGCGATGGCCGCGCCACCGCGCAAGCCCTGCGAACTGTTCTTCAGGTTCGCGAGTAGCAGTTGCAGGTTGTGACGCCGTCCCTGTTTGTCGGAATTCGTGGTCGGCGCTTTGACCGGCAACATCGGCTCAATTATTTGCTCTTCAACTTGCATAAGGTACGCACGCGTCTCGCGTGCTGGGTACGCAGGCGTCCGCGCCTGCTCTTCCAGTCATCAAGCTTGCAGCTCGGCCCGCACTGGCTTGGTCTTCACCTGTCGCGCGCGCGACCCGCGCTGACTAATCATCTTTCGTCCGTTCTCCGGCACAGTCGCTAACACTGGACCGCCGGTGAGCGCTTCAAGTTGCCGGGCCGAATGCACCTTGTCGTCGAGCAGCTCGGCCGTAATTACGCTGCCAATGCACAGGAATCCGGCGAGCACCGTGCCCAGTACCAGGTTCAACGGTCGATTCGGTGACGTCGGAAGCTGTGCCGGCGTGGGCGCTTCGGCAATTGAAACGTTCGTAATCTTTTGCCGGTCCAGTTCGTCGCCGATGCGCGACTCTTCGCGCTTCTTTGCGTAGAGCTGATAGTTGTCTTCCGCTTCCTTCACCTGTCGTTGCAGGTCGTTGTGCGTTGCCGTGTTCGACTCGAGCTGATCCAAAGCCGTCTGATACTGCTGTAATTGTCCCGACAGCGTTGTGCGCCGCGCCAGCGCCGCGCTTTGGTCCAGACGAGCGCGTGCCAACTCTGTCTCCAATGTTTGTCGCAGAGGATTCAGGCCAGTCGCTTCTTCGACCGCAGATTTACCTTCGGCTTTCTCGAGCGCTTCGCG
The nucleotide sequence above comes from Pyrinomonadaceae bacterium. Encoded proteins:
- a CDS encoding sugar transferase; its protein translation is MTARSGVLSNFVLKVTDLALVLSALGLTIVFRFSPSNNVEFAVDYLSERIKVSNALLGIGLLITWHLAFAVQGLYLSHRFTTQARELKEIARGVLICSLALLVAAQAGKWPTINLVTVVLFGLIAFSVIGAMRLLLRWNLRRLRRRGLNTKSLLLVGGGLRGRTFGERLQARHDLGYKLIGYVDNERSFADQRIAGTIWLGTLDDLPLILANEVIDEAAIALPIKSQYSEIEAAVGLLEEQGITTHLLSDLFPQKLARSQTGELNGAPIISLHSVPPFSWRTEAKRLIDVVAGTVLLATLSPLLVIVAIAIKLESQGPVFFIQDRFGLNKRRFRMLKFRTMRADAEARMNEIEHLNEKSGPIFKIRNDPRITRVGRWLRKTSIDELPQLINVLMGDMSIVGPRPLSVRDALRMELAWQKRRFSVKPGLTCLWQISGRSNLSFEQWMELDLEYIDHWSLKLDASILLRTIPAIVTARGAS
- a CDS encoding polysaccharide biosynthesis/export family protein; this encodes MRLFFISIVAAIAISAPVVIHAQDARAPRLSTVTEERYRLQPGDVLEVQFRYSPEFNQTMTVQPDGYVSLEIGGELKVAGLTIEQTRQAILRRASARLREPVATIVLKEFQKPYFVVAGEVTTPGKIEMRERVTAIQAIMLAGGMKETARSSQVVVFRKINGDMAEVKLLNLKSIRRTSDLENDLTLQPGDMVYVPRDKISKIERFMKLASVAAFMTPIF
- a CDS encoding CpsD/CapB family tyrosine-protein kinase encodes the protein MQVEEQIIEPMLPVKAPTTNSDKQGRRHNLQLLLANLKNSSQGLRGGAAIAFTSASGNEGVSHVTQLFAVEMARYTGRRTLVISAERLQTLGVEDYMQMPWNCHPTNVENLWMLPANKSLRMNGNGSHRDDDQELPQRSHLMRIGKQEDEVDTGLDSVDALRVSFDNILIDCGPLHESSDAAVLASNVDGVVIVVEAGRSRRDQIVNAQRTIEQAGGKFLGFVLNKRRYPVPEWLYRRL